A genome region from Crossiella equi includes the following:
- a CDS encoding glycosyltransferase, with product MRGFADWVEYLEFRWRGSYPEPLSFSLRVRGVLRARRGEFDVVHDNQGLGYGLLGLGLPLVATVHHPLAIDRDFKVASTTGAHRDGAVRWHRFVEMQNRVARRADRVLTVSQASKAAIVRRMGVPAERVHVVPLGVDHSVFHPEPGRVPGRIVTTASADVPIKGLRTLLEALLRLRAAVPAELVVVGAPKADSPAAELLGHPLLAGAVRFAPGLSTAELARLVRSADAVCVPSLFEGFSLPAAEAMACGTPLVTTTAGALPEVVGRDQAALLVPPANPEAMAAALRRVLTEPELRQRLGTAGVRRAAGLTWPRTAEATAAHYRASRKELMC from the coding sequence GTGCGGGGGTTCGCGGACTGGGTGGAGTACCTGGAGTTCCGGTGGCGCGGCAGCTATCCCGAGCCGTTGTCGTTCTCCCTGCGGGTGCGTGGCGTGCTGCGGGCCCGCCGCGGCGAGTTCGACGTCGTGCACGACAACCAGGGGCTCGGGTACGGGTTGCTCGGGCTGGGCCTGCCGCTGGTGGCCACCGTGCACCACCCGCTGGCCATCGACCGCGACTTCAAGGTCGCCTCGACCACCGGGGCCCACCGGGACGGGGCCGTGCGGTGGCACCGCTTCGTGGAGATGCAGAACCGGGTCGCACGCCGGGCCGACCGGGTGCTGACCGTGTCCCAGGCCTCGAAAGCCGCCATCGTGCGGCGCATGGGCGTCCCGGCTGAGCGGGTGCACGTCGTACCGCTCGGGGTGGACCACTCGGTGTTCCACCCCGAGCCGGGTCGGGTGCCCGGGCGGATCGTCACCACGGCCAGCGCGGACGTGCCCATCAAGGGGTTGCGCACGCTGCTCGAAGCGCTGCTCCGGCTTCGAGCGGCTGTGCCCGCCGAGCTCGTCGTGGTCGGTGCGCCCAAGGCGGACAGTCCTGCCGCCGAGCTGCTCGGGCACCCACTGCTGGCCGGGGCCGTGCGGTTCGCCCCTGGACTGTCCACCGCGGAACTCGCCCGGCTGGTGCGGTCGGCGGACGCGGTGTGCGTGCCGTCACTGTTCGAGGGGTTCTCCCTGCCCGCCGCCGAGGCCATGGCCTGCGGTACGCCCCTGGTCACCACGACCGCCGGCGCACTGCCCGAGGTGGTCGGACGGGACCAGGCCGCGTTGCTCGTCCCGCCCGCCAACCCGGAGGCCATGGCCGCCGCACTGCGCCGCGTGCTCACCGAACCCGAGCTGCGCCAACGGCTCGGGACGGCCGGGGTGCGCCGGGCCGCCGGGCTGACCTGGCCGCGCACCGCCGAAGCCACCGCCGCGCACTACCGAGCCTCCCGGAAAGAGCTGATGTGCTGA
- a CDS encoding class I SAM-dependent methyltransferase gives MLTVNYDRFSVQAGDRVLDFGCGGGRHTYEAYRRGGQVVALDLDATELKHVRDWCDAMAAEHQVPPGARAWQVRGDGNRLPFPDHSFTKVIAAEVLEHVPDDHAVLAELVRVLAPGGLLAVTVPRWLPERVCWALSREYHEVEGGHVRIYRRGGLLRMLRRHGLRPVGGHHAHALHVPYWWLLCAVGERPFVRRYHRFLEWDIMHGNRLTRAADRLLNPLVGKSLVVYAVKPA, from the coding sequence GTGCTGACCGTCAACTACGACCGCTTCTCCGTCCAGGCCGGGGACCGGGTGCTGGACTTCGGCTGCGGCGGGGGCAGGCACACCTACGAGGCGTACCGGCGCGGCGGGCAGGTGGTCGCGCTCGACCTGGACGCCACCGAGCTCAAGCACGTGCGGGACTGGTGCGACGCGATGGCGGCCGAGCACCAGGTGCCGCCAGGGGCGCGAGCCTGGCAGGTGCGCGGGGACGGCAACCGGCTGCCCTTCCCGGACCACTCGTTCACCAAGGTCATCGCCGCCGAGGTGCTGGAGCACGTGCCGGACGACCACGCGGTGCTGGCCGAGCTGGTTCGGGTGCTCGCGCCCGGCGGCCTGCTCGCGGTGACCGTGCCGCGCTGGCTGCCCGAGCGCGTGTGCTGGGCCCTGTCCCGGGAGTACCACGAGGTCGAGGGCGGGCACGTGCGCATCTACCGCCGCGGCGGCCTGCTCCGGATGCTGCGGCGGCACGGTCTGCGCCCGGTCGGCGGGCACCACGCGCACGCGCTGCACGTGCCGTACTGGTGGCTGCTGTGCGCGGTCGGCGAGCGGCCGTTCGTGCGCCGGTACCACCGGTTCCTGGAGTGGGACATCATGCACGGCAACCGGCTGACCCGCGCCGCCGACCGCCTGCTCAACCCCCTGGTCGGCAAGAGTCTCGTGGTCTACGCGGTGAAACCGGCGTGA
- a CDS encoding CobW family GTP-binding protein, with translation MAKKLIPVIVVAGFLGAGKTTLLNHLLHNDQGARIGVVVNDFGRVNIDAMLVAGQADAMVSLSNGCLCCVADTSEMDELLDRLAKPGALDVIVIEASGLAEPQTLVRMVVASENPHLTYGGLVEVVDAAEFEATLERHPELAKHLRLADLVVLNKVDRVDDTGRLLLLNELEHLAPGTPVVPAEHGRVDTRLLFDHEAVPEDLSVARQLTIDELLREEHDHHHEHLHTEYGTVDFSADGPLHPMRLLDFLTHRPAGVYRVKGFVHFGPDDRRFTLHTVGSHLRLTADPWPRKEIRRNQLVLIGTDLDEAEVLAGLTACVDQAPGTTDERAMLRVLALLSTDSAAPTPAQG, from the coding sequence GTGGCCAAGAAGCTGATCCCGGTCATCGTCGTCGCCGGGTTCCTCGGTGCGGGCAAGACCACGTTGCTCAACCACCTCCTGCACAACGACCAGGGCGCGCGCATCGGGGTGGTGGTCAACGACTTCGGGCGGGTCAACATCGACGCGATGCTGGTCGCGGGCCAGGCCGATGCCATGGTGTCGCTGTCCAACGGGTGCCTGTGCTGCGTCGCGGACACCAGCGAGATGGACGAGCTGCTGGACCGGTTGGCCAAGCCCGGCGCGCTGGACGTGATCGTGATCGAGGCCAGCGGCCTGGCCGAGCCGCAGACGCTGGTGCGCATGGTCGTGGCCAGCGAGAACCCGCACCTGACCTACGGCGGGCTGGTCGAGGTGGTGGACGCGGCCGAGTTCGAGGCCACCCTGGAGCGCCACCCCGAGCTGGCCAAGCACCTGCGGCTGGCCGACCTGGTGGTGCTGAACAAGGTCGACCGCGTGGACGACACCGGCCGCCTGCTGCTGCTCAACGAGCTGGAGCACCTGGCGCCCGGCACACCGGTGGTCCCGGCCGAGCACGGCCGTGTGGACACCCGCCTGCTCTTCGACCACGAGGCCGTGCCCGAGGACCTGTCCGTGGCCCGGCAGCTGACCATCGACGAGCTGCTGCGCGAGGAGCACGACCACCACCACGAGCACCTGCACACCGAGTACGGCACCGTGGACTTCAGCGCGGACGGACCGCTGCACCCGATGCGCCTCCTGGACTTCCTCACCCACCGCCCCGCCGGGGTGTACCGGGTGAAGGGGTTCGTCCACTTCGGACCGGACGACCGCCGCTTCACCCTGCACACCGTCGGCAGCCACCTGCGCCTGACCGCCGATCCGTGGCCCCGCAAGGAGATCCGCCGCAACCAGCTGGTGCTGATCGGCACCGACCTGGACGAGGCCGAGGTGCTGGCCGGGCTCACCGCGTGTGTGGACCAGGCGCCGGGGACCACGGACGAGCGGGCCATGCTGCGCGTGCTGGCGCTGCTCAGCACGGATTCCGCAGCGCCCACACCTGCCCAGGGGTGA
- a CDS encoding GGDEF domain-containing protein: protein MDALTSLPDGLGWTAHAERHFTPGHTAVLVVDLDRFHQVNDEQGHQAGDRALRAVAGLLRTHLEAGDLLARMKGDVFQVLTGRHGVLTRADALLAAARDQGIALSVGLATFGATVVELEQSAREALRRAKDAGGSQVRVAS, encoded by the coding sequence ATGGACGCGTTGACGAGCCTCCCCGACGGCCTCGGCTGGACCGCGCACGCCGAGCGGCACTTCACCCCGGGCCACACCGCGGTGCTGGTGGTCGACCTGGACCGGTTCCACCAGGTCAACGACGAGCAGGGCCACCAGGCCGGTGACCGGGCCCTGCGCGCGGTCGCGGGCCTGCTGCGCACCCACCTGGAGGCGGGCGACCTGCTGGCCCGGATGAAGGGCGACGTCTTCCAGGTCCTCACCGGCCGGCACGGTGTGCTCACCCGTGCGGACGCCCTGCTCGCGGCCGCCCGGGACCAGGGCATCGCGCTGTCGGTCGGCCTGGCCACCTTCGGTGCCACGGTGGTCGAGCTGGAGCAGTCCGCACGCGAGGCGCTGCGCCGGGCCAAGGACGCGGGCGGCAGCCAGGTGCGCGTGGCGTCCTGA
- a CDS encoding toxin-antitoxin system HicB family antitoxin, producing the protein MDLTLYVEKLRQELAVAAETGGAEARALAERLTAPLDSAVRLTLLDALSAAAGEITQDLAPGSVDLRLRGGNPAFVVTKPPAEEVVAAPAPAPVVEPESDEGAMSRINLRLSEQLKARVEAAAAAEKLSVNAWLVRAAAAALEPPRATSRRGPVGQSLTGWVS; encoded by the coding sequence ATGGACCTGACGCTGTACGTCGAGAAGCTCCGGCAGGAGCTCGCCGTAGCCGCGGAGACCGGTGGGGCGGAGGCCCGGGCGCTCGCCGAGCGCCTGACCGCCCCCCTGGACTCCGCGGTGCGGCTGACCCTGCTGGATGCCCTGTCGGCGGCCGCGGGCGAGATCACCCAGGACCTGGCTCCTGGGTCGGTCGACCTGCGGCTGCGCGGGGGCAACCCGGCGTTCGTGGTGACCAAGCCGCCGGCCGAGGAGGTCGTGGCCGCCCCGGCACCGGCCCCGGTCGTCGAGCCGGAGTCCGACGAGGGCGCCATGTCCCGCATCAACCTGCGGCTGTCCGAGCAGCTCAAGGCGCGGGTCGAGGCGGCCGCGGCGGCGGAGAAGCTGTCCGTGAACGCCTGGCTCGTCCGGGCCGCGGCGGCCGCGCTGGAGCCACCGCGGGCCACGTCGCGGCGCGGCCCGGTCGGCCAGAGCCTCACCGGCTGGGTCAGCTAG
- a CDS encoding GAP family protein yields the protein MFVLVLSVLGLAALDSVNPSVLGVTLFLLLRGGRVAVRVLVYLSAVAGTYLVLGVLLMLGLGSLPPGSLQGPVAYGVTGVLGLAVFVWSWVDSARDKRAPDRHAGKASRLPGSDRLPALFALGVVVSVLEFSTALPFLAAIGLMTTNGLAVTAWLPLLLVYVVIMVLPELVLLAVHRLLGERARARLDRWREKLSANARKSIQWILAIVGFVLAHNAIAYFAVELGWYVPNSGR from the coding sequence GTGTTCGTGCTGGTCTTGTCCGTGCTCGGCCTCGCCGCGCTGGACAGCGTCAACCCGTCCGTCCTCGGCGTCACGCTGTTCCTGCTGCTCCGCGGCGGGCGCGTGGCCGTGCGGGTGCTCGTCTACCTGAGCGCGGTCGCGGGCACCTACCTCGTGCTCGGCGTGCTGCTCATGCTCGGCCTGGGCAGCCTGCCGCCGGGGTCCCTCCAGGGGCCGGTGGCCTACGGGGTGACCGGGGTGCTCGGGCTGGCCGTGTTCGTCTGGAGCTGGGTGGACAGCGCCCGGGACAAGCGGGCCCCGGACCGGCACGCGGGCAAGGCGTCCCGGCTGCCCGGTTCGGACCGGCTGCCCGCGTTGTTCGCGCTCGGCGTGGTGGTGTCGGTGCTGGAGTTCTCCACCGCGCTGCCGTTCCTGGCCGCGATCGGCCTGATGACCACGAACGGTCTCGCCGTCACCGCGTGGCTGCCGCTGCTCCTGGTGTACGTAGTGATCATGGTGCTGCCCGAGCTGGTGCTGCTGGCCGTGCACCGGCTGCTCGGCGAGCGCGCGCGGGCGCGGCTGGACCGGTGGCGGGAGAAGCTGTCCGCGAACGCGCGCAAGAGCATCCAGTGGATCCTGGCGATCGTCGGGTTCGTCCTGGCGCACAACGCGATCGCGTACTTCGCGGTGGAGCTCGGCTGGTACGTGCCGAACTCCGGGCGCTGA